The Nicotiana tabacum cultivar K326 chromosome 14, ASM71507v2, whole genome shotgun sequence genome contains a region encoding:
- the LOC142168795 gene encoding secreted RxLR effector protein 161-like, with translation MCPKTPEETERMSRVPYRSAVGSLMYAMVCTRPDICQAVGLVSRYQTDPGLAHWQAVKRIMRYLKGTADYSICYQGGKDLQFVGYSDVDHGGNLDERKSTSGYVLLLSDGAISWSSKKRSCVSLSTMEAEYVALASATQEAVWLKKFLEHLLDITENTEPILVCDSEAAISSTKDPKFHCKTKHIDIKYNYARDMVRRKVVNVKYVSTKDILADPLTKPLSRDAFVRHTRSQGLRRL, from the coding sequence ATGTGTCCTAAGACTCCTGAAGAGACAGAAAGAATGAGCCGAGTTCCTTATAGGAGCGCAGTCGGAAGTCTAATGTATGCTATGGTGTGCACTAGACCTGATATCTGTCAAGCAGTTGGCTTGGTAAGTAGATATCAAACCGACCCAGGTTTAGCACATTGGCAAGCAGTAAAGAGGATCATGAGATATCTGAAGGGAACTGCTGATTATTCCATTTGTTATCAAGGCGGCAAGGATCTGCAATTCGTTGGATACAGTGATGTTGATCATGGAGGAAATCTAGACGAGAGGAAGTCTACCTCAGGATATGTTTTATTACTCAGTGATGGGGCCATATCATGGAGTAGTAAGAAACGATCATGTGTATCACTATCTACGATGGAAGCCGAATACGTGGCTCTCGCATCAGCAACACAAGAAGCTGTTTGGTTGAAAAAGTTCTTGGAGCACTTGTTGGATATCACTGAAAATACTGAACCAATATTAGTCTGTGACAGTGAGGCTGCAATATCCTCCACTAAGGACCCAAAGTTTCATTGTAAAACCAAACATATAGATATCAAGTATAACTATGCGAGAGACATGGTTAGACGCAAGGTAGTGAATGTGAAGTATGTGTCTACAAAAGATATATTAGCAGATCCATTGACCAAGCCTTTGTCTAGAGATGCATTTGTGAGACACACTAGGTCTCAAGGCTTGCGTAGACTCTGA